tccccttgctctgcatgggtaacgctgctttgaggctggctgttgtcgatgtgttcctggttcgagcccaggtaggggcgaggagagggacggaagctatactgttacactggcaatactaaagtgcctataagaacatccaatagtcaaaggtatatgaaatacaaatcgtagagagagaaatagtcctataattcctataataactacaacctaaaacttcttacctgggaatattgaagactcatgttaaaaggaaccaccagctttcatatgttctcatgttctgagcaaggaacttaaacgttagctgtcttacatggcacatattgcacttttactttcttctccaacactttgtttttgcattatttaaaccaaattgaacctgtttcattatttatttgaggctaaattgattttattgatgtattatattaggttaaaataagtgttcattcagtattgttgtaattgtcattattacaaataaatatacaaataaaatgttaaaaaattaaataaaaataaaaaatcggcagattaatcggtatcggcttttttggtcctccaataatcggtatcggcgttaaaatcataatcggtcgacctctagaacaAACAgcctgtcccacggttgggtaaataAAGTTCGTAGTCAAAGCAAGCAGGAGTCAAAATTAACAAgcttttatatatataaataaataacaacttggggctagccattgtaagttcagagtcactcgccccaaaagtgcgtgtgtgctggaggcgagcgaaagctcgggagagggagtgtggtggaggtacctgtaccagacagggggagacaggccagggcagacagtGAACAGATCACCAGGTataatccaagcagcagtgcagcaggcaacgggagcaagtgtcacacccacttgggagaagctctTATATCTGAAGGCAGATTTCTTGTATTAAATGCCTGTGGATAGTATTTGAACAGAAGGAGGGGGCTTCAAAGGGGGCTTCAAAGACTCCTGACACTTGTTGGGCCTAAACACCTttcacttcacacctcagtgctaattgaagttgcatCTGGTCTGTCCTAGCAAGCCTGGCAGCTTtaactcagcattcagtccccataaagtaaaatatgtcattgtaatgtactttatttttattcttggctttcaaaatagcatcagaccaaacactactcactcagttccaggttagatggtgtcctcaggtctctgctgtttgtttACTAGAGCACCctctaatgcttggaaaaaggaAACTTTGGTAGCACTACTCTCGCAGGTTAATTAAGTGTATCTAACTCCAAATCTATCCTTTTCtaaaaaacatgttgaaaaatgtgaGCGCTCACATTGAAtgctttttgctttgtcaatatggggtattgtgtgtagattgatggtaacaatttaatcaattttagaaaaagcctgtaacgtaacaaaacgtggaaaggccaaggggtctgactactttacGAATACACTGTAAATCTGAACACACTACCAGCCctttaacaattttatttaattATGCTTTCCTGTGGATAGTCTCACAAGCCTACCACCAAAAGGACAAACCGCACGGACAACTAGTACGCTAAAATGTAATTgcattcaacattctggcttgtaggtGTCATGGGAAGAAACTTTACAGATTCAAACTCTCATTTCTGCCAGACATAATTCAACGCCGGGTTTCCAGGCAAGCAGACAACAAGCTTGTATCCAGCCAAGGTGACGTTGGGTACAGCAAATTTCACCGCCTAAAGTAAACGATTGTCGAAGATCCTGGCAAAGGTAATGTTAGTCAGTCTAGGAGATTGTCAACCTTGGATATGTTGTCGACTAGTTTGTCAACTTGCCACTGAGTAACGTTAGTGGCTaacgtagctaacgttagcaagcgtTTAAGTTTCAACAATTGTATAATTTAGATAAagctacatagctagctaacgtttacTAGCCCAGGTATGAACGTTATCGCGAACACTTGGTTCTCAATATCACCAATATTACAGAAAGGGCTGTGGAACATGCACGTTTTAATTGGGTCTGTGGTGTGGGGCTGGTACGCAGTGCATGGCTTGGAAACTCACCTCACTCCCGCTTGAGTAGAAACCCGCGTCGCTCTGGCGCCTATGTTTCTCAGCAATCCCGAGTAAGCGTAGCAGTGACGGGTCCTCGCACAACGTTAGTTCAATGTTGATTGGCCTCGGGCCTCCAGTGATTACCTCTTCACCTTCCGTGTCCAATCGTCCCCGCTGCGGACGTTTCTCAGACCGTAGCCGACTACGAGATGTCCATGGCCGGCCCGGGAAACGAGACCGGGCCACGACCGGAGTGTTAAAGCCAGTCACATTAGCAGGATATGTTAATCCCCCTCCCGATGCCGCCATTATTCACTTGCTGCTACTACAACAACAACGACGGTGGTGGTACGCTGTTGCTTTGTGGTAAAACAAGATGGAAAGGCGCGAGATAGGAAGGAAATACCGTTGCATCATGGGAAAACGAGTTTGTTGTATTTCATAATTCTGAGCGTCCTTTCGAGTGTTTGTGAATGTGAATGAGTACATACATAGACAGATTGTTTTATTCGTGTTTTATATTTCAATGAATAGAAAATaattcaaattaaatcaaataaaCATAAATTATAGTAAAATAATATCTAAAAATGTTATTCTTCAGTAAATGTTTGTAACTTTGAGCCTTTTTCCCTTCTGCCCACTTGTTCCTCTCCTATTGACCAtaatatgtatgtatatacactgaacaaaaatataaacgcaacatgtaaggtGTTCGTTTCATGAGCTAaagtaaaagatcccagaaatgttccatatgcataaaatgcttatttctctcaaatgttgtgcacacatttgtttacatccctgttggtgaccATTTATCCTTCtcctgccaagataatccatccacctaacaggtatGATATAtcaagatgattaaacagcattatcattacacaggtgcaccttgtgctggggccaataaaaggccactatcaaatgtgcagttttgtcagacaacacagatgtctcaagttttggggGACTGTGcaattgcaggaatgtccaccagagctgttgccagagaatgtaatgttaatttctctaacataagccacctccgttgttttagagaatttggcagtacgtccaaccggcctcacaaccgcagacgtgtatggcgttgtgtgagcggtttgctgatgtcaacgtcgTGAACAGTGCcgcatggtggcggtggggttatggtatggcaaggcataagctacagacaaacacaattgcgttttatcgatggcaatttgaatgcacaaaaatacggtgacaagatcctgaggcccatatttttaaagatatctgtgaccaacagatgcatatctgtattcccagtcatgtgaaatccatagattaaggccaaattaatatatttaaattgactgatttcctcatatgaactgtaactcagtaaaatctttgaaattggtgcatgttgagtttatatttttgttcagtataaaattgTGTAGGTAACCACAGATTCTTATTTGAAATTACAACTATAAGCGGTGAGCACAGCAATGATATAAAATACCCACAAAAAAATCtgtctatccatctctctctgcacTCCTTCTCCATGATGCTCATTTTCATTTGACTCACCACCTGCCAATATTCATGGAGTATTTTTGTATAGTGACTTCTCCAAAACATCCATCTCCTTCAGCAGCACCATCCCTATTTCTCCTATTTCTTTGCTGCTCCTCTACATCTCCAGGCTGGCCTTGACCCATTCCTCCTTAGCCCATCTCCTCTCCAATTAGCCAGGTTAAGCTCCAGCTCACGCTTTAGCTCGGTCAAGGTGTTATTCTCATCCTTACTCCCCTTCTCCACTACAAGCTTTTGCCTTTGAGGCTGTTATTCTCTATCCCTTTGTCTTTCTACCTCCTTGACCTCTCCTCATATTGTCCTGCCACAAGCCTTTGGATTTCCTCCTCACTAGCTCCTTCTGCCACAACAAACCCAAATGAATGGAAAAGATAAGCACCATACAATCATTCAGTGCTTATAGTTTCCATTCATTTCAGGGTGACATTTCCCGTAACCTTAAATTCACATTGATTACAGACTGCAATTGAAATCACTCCTTAGTTTAATGCCATTACTATTTCATTGTGGATGAAAAAAAGTACAAGATCACCTGAATACAACAATGACATCCTTTACGGAACAATGGATTCCCCAGACCAATATACATTTACATGATCAGAAGATGCCTTGACAGGAACAACTAAATTATGAGTGGAATGGTACACCATAAAACCCATTAATTACCTACTAAAATCAATACTATAAGTTACAAAAACTTCTCACATGAGGCAAATCGTTAGACTAGCTCTACATCCATAATATGAATACagaattataattttttaaagGTGTTGGCAATATGGAAACAAATAGATTCCCACTCTGGGGGGCAGTTGTAATTCACAATTATGTACACATCTGTATAAAGGGTTTTATACACagtacattttgttgtttttctaaaAGCCCTTTAAAATAACCACAAACAATCTAATGATCCAACTGAGTGCTTTTGTGTATGGTATGTCACATATACCAAACCCCCATCTTGAACATAAAAAACCCACCCACATCAAGGCCTGTTTTACTCAAAATTATATTTTCAAAACCCTAAACCATCCATTACATTTTCATGATGATATTCCCTTTCCCGAGATTATCTCTTTTCTTTGTCTGTTGCCTCTTCTCCCTCAGTGTGTGTCTTCTGGTGTGCCTTTAGGTTGCTCTCCCGACTAAAGCTCTTGCCGCAGGTGGGGCAGTTGTGTCGGCCAGAGCTGTGAGCCCTGGCCATGTGGGCTTTGAGCTGCTCCAGCCGGGCATAGCTCTCTTCACACTCAGAGCAGGGGTGAGCCTTGCGAGGTTGAGGCGGCCTCCCGTGCTTCTTCTTCTTGTGGGCCCGGAGAAGGGCAACAGAGGAGAAGGTGAGGTCACACTCAGCTTCAGAACAGGGGATTTGGAGCTCCTCCTTAGGGGGTCGCCCCGGTCCTTTCCCTCTTTTTGCCACAGACTCGTCTCCCCCCTCCTCAGCTTCTCCGCTCTTCTCTCCGTTTGCTGCCTCAGCCACTTTCTTGGGAGGTCGGCCACGTTTTTTGGCCGGGACCTTTGCATCGCAATGCTGATCACCCGCAAAGTTCTCCTGATGCAGCACAAGATCCACCTCCGCCTCAAACCCGCGGCCACACTTGCCACAACGGTGAGTCTTGGTgtcatcatcctcctcttccaGTGGCTGGGGGTGCTGGGTGAGGCGGTGGGTGCGTAACTGGTTTGGGCCCCGGAATACCATGCCACATTCCTTGCACACACACTGCCGCTCCTTGCACAGCTGTCGCCGGTGGACTGTCAACTATGAGAGACAGAAACAAAATTATTAAGAGGCTTAGGGCATCTTGAGGAAACAAACTTGGTGACTTGGTCCCCATTGGACAACAGAAGGCAGATGCACTACAGAGCACCTGCTTAGCCACTGGTTCTTTATCTTTATTGGGATTCCCATTAGCTGATGCCATGACCACAGCTAATATTGCTGGGGTCCTAATATCTAATGGAGAGACTATGTAAACATAACTGGTACCGTAGATCTGTCTGCATTCTATGGGATGCGTGAGATAATGAGAAGCACTAATACATTCTGGGTCTTGTGTTTTCGTCACTGGTTATTTAGACGCATCAGGATTGGGCGAAGGTAGTGCTTAACTCTTGACAATCATGGGAATTAGCCTATATGGACAGGGATAAATtcaaatgtttcttacagaagaaatgtAAAAAGTTATATAGggaaattattagaccaaagCTGATAACAGttcaagactgaatccaaacattacacttgattttatgtgcattttacatttactgtacttttcactgCATTTGTTAataacaaaatctgaaaatactctggatacattcagtaacat
This region of Salvelinus namaycush isolate Seneca chromosome 32, SaNama_1.0, whole genome shotgun sequence genomic DNA includes:
- the LOC120027246 gene encoding zinc finger protein 436-like, which translates into the protein MELGNVMLDIEQVVLGEEVMTSATASTIKPQTVPAIQPYQHDSLQCFQCFITFCNAKAKERHMRKSHREEYKQSLQQTDTLFTCYVCDRTFSSSEELTQHQTSHSLEDKPFRCAHCQGSFRTFSELTVHRRQLCKERQCVCKECGMVFRGPNQLRTHRLTQHPQPLEEEDDDTKTHRCGKCGRGFEAEVDLVLHQENFAGDQHCDAKVPAKKRGRPPKKVAEAANGEKSGEAEEGGDESVAKRGKGPGRPPKEELQIPCSEAECDLTFSSVALLRAHKKKKHGRPPQPRKAHPCSECEESYARLEQLKAHMARAHSSGRHNCPTCGKSFSRESNLKAHQKTHTEGEEATDKEKR